The DNA segment GGTTCTCAGAGTGACCAAGGTCCTAAGAGCAGTGGGAATATCACCCACATGCTTTCTCTGCAGGCAGGGAAGCTCTATGAAGCAAGGCTGTCTAGCCTCTTCCCTGCATCAAATATTTTCTGCGCAGTGCAGGCAGAAATTCAAGTTTATAGACAGTGAGAGTAAGTTGTGGCCAGAACCCGCCTAGAAACTGTGCAGGGCCTAAAGAGGTTCTGGGAAtgaatgcttttctttctttcttgttttttgcaaataaataagatttattttaaattaaatccgGAGAGAGTTTGTGCCTAAGCAGTCATTGTTACCAGAGAGAGAAAACCGTAAGAGTAATAACCAAGGGTCAAGTGGGTTTCTTGCTGCCCTCAGTCGGCGAGGCCTTGTGCAGTATTTGTTCATGAtgatgccttcactcacaggtcTTGTTCACATCCTGCTTCTAAGACGAATTCTCCTAAACCACTCTTTCTCCTGTTTTATGGGTGAGGATGCTGGGGCTTGGCGGGATAATAGGACTTGCCCAGAATCACAGAGCTGAGGAGCAGTGGATTGACTGAAGGCAGGGAGGATATTGTCATCCTCTGAAGATTCTGCACACACTTACCTGGGCTTTGGTCCCTGACTATGTGTCATAATCCCAGGCGTGGACttgtggtgggaggtggggggtagGAACACGATCAAGGCCTAGATTCCCTCTGGCTTTAGTAACGCCAACAATGCCACATCTCCGTAACTCCAGGGCAGTCTGCTGGATGCTTGGGTGAAGCTTGGACCCAGCAGGGGGATCACCATCCCCTATTCCATGGGAATCCACAGGATAAGATGGGATGACATAGATGAATGGGAACGGTGAATGGAACATAGCCTTGGAAATCTAAGAGCAGATCCACCTGGCAGGCCTGGGAACAGGTTGCAGGGCACACCTTGGAGGACCTGGGGATCTGCTCAGGTTACTAGGCTCAGCTGTTCCCTGAGCATATCTGTTCCCAAAGAGGGCTGCCTCCTGCCCTCTCCTGttcatccctctctctctctctccttctatcACCCTCCCAAGCCACTTAGCAAAGACTTCCCTTTCAGCTCTCTCCGGGAAGGCTTGGGAGCTTGCACCCGTCATCTCACAACCCTAGCAGCCTTCGCTCTCGACGGTGCTCTTTGGCCTGGTTTACCTGCAGTCTGTCCTTCCCGGGACATCCTGCCCGGGGTGGCCTCACCTTGTGTCTGGAGTGATCAGCACATTGCTGGTGAGCAAGGCCTGCCCTCCAGATGCTGACCTCACTTTCCCTCCATGACTTAACCATTCTTGCATTTTTCTCCTAGGCCCACCAGTCATGTCATTACATGCATAAACCCCAATAGTTAACAGGTTTCAGGATTTTCTCCATGAAACCCCCGGGTCCAGGCAAATCAAGGAAGTAGAGAGTTGTCTTTTCAGTTCCCAATATATGGTTACATTTCAGGTTTGCATGCCCAGGGCCAGAGGACCTCTGGTGTGTGTGCCTGGGAAGGGGACATGCTGGCAGAGGTGACTCTTGCTTCCAACCCAGGTACAGGTAGGAAGGCCAAAGATATTGGCAGAGCATGGGGAAAAATGAAGAGGGGGGATCAAAAAGAtaatgaggaaagaaatgaagatttCAGGGTGAAAGAGAATAATAGAAGGTAACAGAGTAGCTCTAATATTTTTCTAAGCATTATTCAGAAAGAGAAGCAAGACCTCAATAAACTTTTTCTAAGCACTGGGAAGCATTTGCACTTTGGGGGTTGTAAGCAAGGGCATAAAGACTCAGTGACCACTGATGTGACTGTGAACCAGTGAGTGACCTGGTCAGGACGTGAGCCCAGGGTAGGCAATGCCACACCTGGTGTGCTTCCAGCCAACCTGCTGCTCCTAACTGTCCTCCATTATTGGGCCCTGAGATGTCCCTGACTGTGGATACCATATGACCTTTCATCCAAACAGGAGCCCTAGTTATATGTGGACAACATGGATTAACCAGGACCATCCCAGGCAAACCAGGGTGATGGTCACTGAGCCAGAGGAAAAGGCTGGTTAAGCAGCATCTGGCAGGAGCATTTCCAGGCAAAGGAAGGACAGTCTGGGCACCAACCTGGATGACCCCGAAGGCACTGGAGGTGGGGCCCTGCATGGCCCCCAGAATGCAAGCGTGATACTGGGGTCTTGAGAGGATCATGGAGCTGACACACTCACTGTCCAGCAGAGACTTCATTCGCACACGCCCACCCGTCTCTGTGCCCCTCCATTCCACCTCCCCCCAGGGAAAGAAGGGCCTGGAGGGAGGAATGGGCAGGGTGTGGGGCTAGGGGACCATCAGGCCCAGGTCTCACACACAAGAAAGCCCACATATTAGACATCTGACTTTATTTCCAAGTGAAATTTTGATGCAGGCACAGAAACACCCCACAGGGACTAAAAGATGTCTGTCATCCATCCTTATGATTGAGCAATACTGTCATACCGCGAATTAGTATTTTCTGTAACTCCAGTAATTAAACAATAATGTTTTATTGTGTTTTGGTATTAAAGCTGTTCATTGGTTCCATGTAAACATTTAAcacaagccattaaaaaaataatctgggAACTTCAACCAATGGGAACGACCTGGGTCTCTCCAGGCCTTCTTTGGGATCTGCTCTGGCCGGCGATCAGAAGGGCCATGGAGTCGAATCTTCGCCACTTCCAGACTCTTCCTACTGGACCCCCTTCCATGTGTGACTCTGAGAGTCAGAGGTCCTCTCTTGCGGTCAGTGGGGATGAAGTCTGGTCCCAAGGCCCAAGCCCAGGACCAGGACTGGATGCACATTACTCAAAACAGCCAGTGCGTGCAGCCAGGGTCAAATGTGGCCAATAAGGACCTGAGTTCATCAATGGCGGGAGCCCTCACCCAGGAAGACTGGATGTCATCACCTGAGTACTGGAGTAAAAACAAGGATATTGCAAATACCAAAGCAAGAATGCCTTTATTTCAACaaattcaaatccaggtcttgtCATCCATGGAGTCCTTGTGGGATGGGAGCCCATGGGTGTGTGATGGTGGTGAGCTGGTTATGCTAAGTAACTGCAGAGACACAGGCCATGGGCTGCCCATCCCTCAGGGTAAACTCAGTGCACCCCCACCAACCATCTTGCAGTCTGAGTGCATGGCAGCGAGTGGCTCTGTATGAACCACTGGTCACACAAGCTCTGTGCCAGTGGGTCAAAGTTCCTCTGGCCACAGCGTGCACTGCAGCCTGAGGGCGTTTGTCCTGCATTCGCTCCATCCTGCAGCTGGTTTAAGGGATAGTTCTGTGACTCAGGGGTATCTTAAAAAGCACTTGGACACTGAGTTAACACAGGCACAGAGCAGTCAGAATGTACCCTAGATGTGACAAGTGGCCCAGTCATCCTGCTGGGTACTGGTCAGACTTAGTCCAGCTTGCCCCCAGTCCCCACTTCCCAAAGTCTAATTGTCTTCAGTTACCAGACGACCTGCTAAACTGCAGCAGGGTACTTGGGGAGCCCTTGGCTTTGGTGACCGACGGACCCGTagagatccctggattggaatcATGCCATTGACTGTTGCTATTTGGGCTACTTGAGCCCAAGTTTTGGCTCCCATATGTGTGAATTGGGAGTCATGACGCCCATCTCATGAGTTGTGGGAATAATGTGCAGTGGGTGTGCACACGGCCCATTCCTTTCCCCTTTATTCACTGTGGTTATTGGAGTCAATCCTGTCCTCTCACTCGCTTTAATTTCCATTAATCTGTGTGCATCTCCCGTTTAGGCTTCTTGGCCTCTTTTTTGCTCAGTTTTCTGCTGACTCTGGATTATTCTTTCTCTTGTCCCCGTTTTTtcatctcccctcccaccccagcaacCCTTCCAGGCTTCCCTCTTCTCCCCAAACCCTACTGCCCATTGGCATCCCCTCCCCTGTAATTTACCCAGTGGCATGTGCTTGGGGTGGGCCCTGAGAGGGAGAGCAGGTCTTTACCTCCGGGACCTGGTggctccccttccttctccagattgGCATGCAGGTGGACTTGGTCCCTGTCATGCCCAGCGGGACACAGGACCTGTCATTAGGAGCCCATCCACCCTGCCTCCCCGCCCTCAGGCCAGCACTACCTACACCCACACTCTGCCACGCTCATCCCTTCATAGTGGTACTTGAGGGTGGGGACCCCCATGTCATCCTTGTAGAGGATGGAGATGGGGCTCAGTTTGGTGGGCACACAGCAGGCCTTGCCCACCTTCATGGGGAACTTGAGATGCACCAGGGTCTTCACGATGGCATGTTTCGTTGGGGTCACATCGTCGGCCAGGGGGAAGAAGCAGCCACCTTTACATTCAAAGGCATCATACTCCTTGGGCGCAATGATCCAGCTGTCCCAGCCGATGTCCTCGAAGTTCACCCGCAGGGAGGTCTTCTGACAGTGGTTGTTGGCCGCAGCACTCCTCTTCCGTCTGACCAAAGACGATTCCGTGGGCATGTGGTTTCgcacatcctcctcctcctcatctttgTTCTCACCTGCCTCCACCACGGTGTTCTTGGACAACTTCCTGAGCACACTCTCCTGCTCGTGGCTGATCATCTCCCTGAGCTCCAGCCTGGTCTCCTTAGTCCCGTTGCTGCGGTCATTGGAGAAGACGACAAAGAAGGGCAGGTTTTTGGATCCCGGGGGGACACTGATATCCAGCTTGTCACAGCCCTTCCTGTGACTCTCCACCGTCACTTCcagtttatttttgctcttggtGGAGTCTGCCCGGACCCACCGCTTCACGGCACTGGACACCTCAAAGGTCTCCCAGCCCTCGTCCCGGATGTCCTGAGACACCAGGAAGGTCTTGGTTCCCCCAGGAGCGTCCCAGACCTCAGCTCCATCCAGAACGTCATAAATGACCATGTTTCCTTTCAGCTCGTGTGGGGAGTCCATGTGACTCTGACAGGAGAGGTAGAGTCTGAGCTCGGCCCTGGTGATCTGCTCATGCCTGGGAATGGAGATATTGAAGAGCAAGATGTGCTTCTGGAAAGGGAAGTCTTCTGTGGTGGCTATAGAGACAGCATCTGAAATGCAAATATACAGCCATCTGCCGGGAGGGTCTGTTTTCACAATACCAAACCTGAGACTCATGGTTTATATGAAAGGGCACTGGGCATGACACTGTTTATCTCTAACAAGTCTCTCTTTGGTTTCACTAAAGACCTTAATGTAGTAGGGTATTTAAAAGATACATTTGACAtcttccaaagaaaaacaaaggcaggAGATGTCTTGCATTGAAGCTGGCAGCTCCAGCTGCTTCCTGAGCGTCTACTATGTGCCACCTTTGCAtactatattttacttttctcttcacATTGACCCAAGGAACATGTAATTATTACTACACTTTTACAGATGTGGAGACTTGGATTTAGCGTGTGCAGCTGCCAAAGTGCACATATCCTGTAAAGatccccacttaaaaaaaaaaaagaaccaagtaAACAAAACGGCAAAGCACACTCTCAGCCTCAGAGTGCAAATCCTGAGCGTCCAGTATTAAAGGAGAGACCCTGGGAGGGGATGGTGGAATTTTGTTACTACAGTGTTAAAAATATCACCTAAATCACATAGAAAATCATTCAGAATGGTCACTTATGAGCAAAATGaaggtggtttttctttttttttttcagtgtgtgAGGAAAAAATAGATTAATCTCAATGGCTTGGTCATGTTAGACATATGGAGACAGATATATGTTAGACAGATATATGGAGCTTGCCTTTTAGCCACACAACTGTCTCTCTTCCCACTTCCCTGGCCGAATCTCACTAGCACATCTCTATTATACCACGGCCTGGTCACAGGAGGGAAGACAAGTTGTGTTtcctgagcatctactatgtgccaacaTGAGGGGAGACTGTGTGCTTCATGGAACCTGGCAGCATCTGGCAGCCTAAAATTCCAATCCTTACTCTCCCTCTTCTAGGCATATGAACTGGGAGAAGTCCTGAGTCTCtgtgggccttggtttcctcatctgtggaaTGGGGCTCCATCCTACCACCTTCCCAGGGTTGGTGTGAAGCTTTGACAAGAAGGCACATGAAGCCTACCCAACAGTGTCCCTGGttcacagcaggtgctcagtcaGTACTTCTATGTCCTCCCAGAAACTGTGCACACCCCACTTAACCTGTGCCTGCTCCCCTACCCCAAGCTCGTGGCCTTTCACACAGCTCTCTGCGCGCCCTCACCCAGCCTGGATGAGCTGTTCAGGTTTCCGTACCATTTGTTAAGCCCGCTGTGTCATATGCGGGTAGTGAGTGGGATCCACGAGCAGTGCATTAACTACTGGCTGTGCTCTGCGGCATGCCTTGAAAATTGCCAAGGGACCACATCAGGTATCTAGAGAACAAGTGCTCTCTCTGCCTGAGCCACACTCAGGCTGTTTGTGATAATGATCACTGCCTCCACAGCAGTACTGGCcacaggcagagctgggattagaTCAGAGCACTTGCTTCCAGGACACAGAATATGCTGGGGgtaggggagcagggaggggtcACCGAGATGGCTCCCAACATTGCACTCCCAGACTATAGGATTTGGTGATTAGGGCCAGCCAAAGAAGCTCAGCCTTTGCCTAAAGCAGGGGTTACAGACATGTCCCATGGGCGTAGTGTGATGCTGGCAGTATCTATATTACCTGCAGACtgcatgtaaaaaaaattaaacccatCTTTTAGAAATAAGACAGGTCCACATTAAATctagatttttgttttccttggggGCCatcaggggcctccctggtggctcagatgataaagaatctgcctgcaatgcaggagtcctgggttcgatccttgggttgggaagatcctcaggaggagggcatggcaacccattccagtattcttgcctgaagaaagcccatggacagaggagtctggcaggctatagtccatggggtcacaaagagtcagacatgagggagcaaataagcacagcacaggggccACTGGAAATACAGCTTTGCCAGGCACACGGCATGACCACAGCATGTTTTAGCCAGGGCATATGCTCAGGAGTCTGCAGGCCTCAAGCTCAGGAGGGAAGAAGTCCTGTGGGCCTGGTTGGTTAGAGGCTGCAACTGCAGAAAAAGCCTGAGCTGTGCAAACAGGTGGGACTGGGTCAGAATCCAGCTGCTTAATTAATATGTGAACTGGGAAAGTTCCCTCAGGGTCTGCAAGCCTCGGCTCACTGCTCACAAGATCATGTCACCTACGTGGTGTGAATTAGAGGACATAAGCCCTAAGTTGACATTCGTTCTCTTCTAGTCCTACTAAATCAGGGAAATTATTTTATACTTAGAAAATAATTACGTTGTCTTCCAGTGTTTCTCAGAGGAATTTGTCTGAATTTTAAACACCTTTTGATGAGTGATAAATGCAGTCTTTCAGTGTTTAAAAAGACGCCTGTTAGTTAGAGGCTAAATAAGTTGTCTGTGTCTAAGTAGGAAGGAGACAGGATGGGAAGCGAGGGGTAGGGAAGGGATGGAAGAAAGCGAGCAGCATTCCTTCAGCACCTACTGTGTTAATGTGGTGCTGGGCCCAGAGAGGGAGAATTTTCTAGAGCAGAGCTGTCTGGTAGAACTTTATGCAATGATGGAATTGCTCTACAGTCTCCATTTCCTATAGGGTAGCTAGGCGTGATTGCTGAGCACTTGCACCCAAGCTACTGAAACTaactaaattattaattttatttcatttaaattaaccTAAATTGAAACAAAGAGTCCCACGTCTCAAGTGGCCACCATATTGGGCAGCGCAGCCGTGGACCGACCACTgagcacccccgcccccacccgggGCGCCCCGTGGAGCCGCCTCTACCTTCCACGCTGAAGCTCCGCACAATGTTTGACGCAGGGGTGGACGTCTTGTCGGTGGTGTATCTGTTGTATAGATCGATCATGTACTGCGGTGGCTCGGCTCGGGTTCTGTCCTGAGAAGGGACCCCACTCAGGTTGAGGTTGCGCAGAAAATCCACTTTCATGTTCTCCAGGAACATCCTCAGGTCGAAGGTGACCCCCTCCTGCTCACCGCCGGGCCCCCCTAGCAGGCGGTGGGCATCTGCCCCAGTGGACGGCCGCCCCCGGTTCTCCAGTGGCTTCCCTAGGGCGGAGCAGGCCAGCAGGGAGAGCACAGGCAGGGCCACCCAGAGCACCCCACAGCACATCTTGGTATGCTCTCACCCCAGTCTAGAGACTGCGGCAGCCGCGGTGTGTTAGCGGGTGCCGGGAGGAGCCCAGAAGGAGCCGGCCTGCATTGTCCTGCCCACAGCTCTGTACGGCGCACCCGGGCCAGTTCACAGGCTCTCACCCTTCTGCTGTCCCCGAAGTGCCCTCCACTTGTTCTTATCTGGCCCTTGATGCTGTTCAGGCCTCTTATCTAAGGGGGCTCTCTGTTAATGAAGGCTCTATAAACATCTGACAAACGCGCAGGGCTAATGGGAAGGACACAGACTGCTGCAAAGAATCCGAGTTTCTCCTTGGGGTTATCGCCCCCTAATTAGGATGGATCCTCTCTCATTTCCTTGCCAGCTCTCAAAAGAATCTTGAGGCAGGGTGACATATGCTCC comes from the Bubalus kerabau isolate K-KA32 ecotype Philippines breed swamp buffalo chromosome 1, PCC_UOA_SB_1v2, whole genome shotgun sequence genome and includes:
- the GDF2 gene encoding growth/differentiation factor 2: MCCGVLWVALPVLSLLACSALGKPLENRGRPSTGADAHRLLGGPGGEQEGVTFDLRMFLENMKVDFLRNLNLSGVPSQDRTRAEPPQYMIDLYNRYTTDKTSTPASNIVRSFSVEDAVSIATTEDFPFQKHILLFNISIPRHEQITRAELRLYLSCQSHMDSPHELKGNMVIYDVLDGAEVWDAPGGTKTFLVSQDIRDEGWETFEVSSAVKRWVRADSTKSKNKLEVTVESHRKGCDKLDISVPPGSKNLPFFVVFSNDRSNGTKETRLELREMISHEQESVLRKLSKNTVVEAGENKDEEEEDVRNHMPTESSLVRRKRSAAANNHCQKTSLRVNFEDIGWDSWIIAPKEYDAFECKGGCFFPLADDVTPTKHAIVKTLVHLKFPMKVGKACCVPTKLSPISILYKDDMGVPTLKYHYEGMSVAECGCR